The Verrucomicrobiota bacterium genome window below encodes:
- a CDS encoding type II toxin-antitoxin system HicB family antitoxin → MRKTARPQGASRHFTALVQRDGKWFVAYCPEVPGANGQGRTKAECLASLTEAIRLMLEIQEEELLSFTRKGAERHVITVA, encoded by the coding sequence ATGAGAAAGACAGCTCGGCCGCAAGGAGCCTCCCGGCATTTTACGGCTTTGGTGCAACGAGACGGCAAGTGGTTCGTCGCTTACTGTCCAGAGGTTCCAGGTGCCAACGGTCAGGGCCGCACGAAGGCCGAGTGTCTCGCCAGCCTGACTGAAGCCATCAGACTCATGCTCGAAATCCAGGAGGAGGAACTTTTGAGCTTCACTCGAAAAGGCGCGGAACGCCACGTAATCACGGTGGCATGA
- a CDS encoding type II toxin-antitoxin system HicA family toxin, whose amino-acid sequence MKRRELLRHLHEYGCEFYREGGEHTVWWNPRTRRKEAVPRHAEIGRNLSRKICRNLSVPEPRGA is encoded by the coding sequence ATGAAACGCCGCGAACTTCTGCGGCATTTGCACGAATACGGTTGCGAGTTTTACCGCGAGGGCGGCGAACACACCGTGTGGTGGAATCCCCGGACACGCCGGAAAGAAGCCGTGCCCCGTCATGCCGAGATCGGCAGGAATCTCTCCCGAAAGATTTGCCGGAATCTTTCCGTCCCTGAGCCGCGAGGTGCTTAA